Sequence from the Segatella copri genome:
TAAAAGCATCTTGGACAAGGTCGTCAACGACAGCCTTGTCCTCTCTAAGAATATTGATGCATATCCCTTTCATCTTAGGATAATACATTTGGTATAATGTGCTGAAAGCGTCAGCGTCACCTTGTTTTGCTTTTTCTACTAATGTTGTTATATTTGAAGCCATGAGCGGATTGTTTCGTACTATCTATTTTGATATAGATACATCAAAGGCTTGATGACTGCACAAAGTTTAGTTAAAGAATATAAATATATATATGATTATTTTCTACCCTTCACTATCTGCTCAAAATGCAGCTGCCCCCATTCTATGACGTAACTGATTTCTCGCAAGAAGTCCTTGGCTATTGGTGTGAGAGAATATTCCACCCTTGGAGGAACTTCTTCAATTTTGTTCTTTAGCGATTACAAAGATACAACTTTTTATCGAGAAACTGTTATTTTTACCCTATTATTTTGGGGTGGAAAACTTTAGTTAATAAAAGTACAATCACAGCAATAAAACTATTAATTTTACGTTCTTTTCAAAAAAAGAGGTTGTACAATAGTGGCTTAAAGGCTAAAAGCACTACCTTTGAATGCAATAATAAGTAACAACACGTTTGAGGTCACAAATTGTGATCTCAAATGGAAGAGGCGGCAACCGCTATTCAACTTATGCTTTTACAGAGCAAAGCGTGGCAATACTTAGTAGCGTTCTTCGTTCACAAACAGCTATTGAGGTTAATATTCAGATCATGCGAGCATTTGTTTCCATGCGTCACTTTATGGTAAACAATGTTTCTGTTTTTAGTCGTTTGGAAACGATGGAATATCATCAGTTGGAAATCCTGCAACATCAACAAGATACCGATAAGCACATTGAAGCAACCAATAAGCGCATAGACGAGGTGTTTCGCAGATTGGACGAGGGCAATGCATAGCCGAAACAAGGTGTGTTCTACGTTGTCAGAGTTAGTTAACGCCGAGGATTGCATAAAGGCTTTCCAAGGCATATGTTTAATTCAAATTTAACCCACTTTTTAAAGTGGAGTCATAGATAAAATCATATAGAATAAAGATGAAGGAATTAGTGGGTATTATATTATTGACAGTTTTGGTAGTATTTGGTTCATGCAACTCCAATACTAATGTGTCTCTTGTGGGAACATCTCCGCAACTATTTGATGTATGCCAAGTAAGCACAGGTAATCCTGACTATAGAAATAAAGAGTTGTTTATAAACGAATTGAAAAGAAAATGTAAATATCCTATTGAGTTTCAAAAAAATAATTTGGAGGCATACGTTGCTATTGAGTACAAGACAGACCAACAAGGATATATTGTAAAAAAAAGAGTGGTTATTTGCGACAATAAAAAATTCAAAAAGATAACATTGGAAATATTCAATCAAGTTAAAACTCTCAAAATAGCCACAACAGAGAAAATAGATACAATCTACTTCCAATACAAGATACAAGGTTCACCAACTTTAATCCATTCAAAAGTAGATGTCAAGATTATCGGCTATGGCTACAATAATAAATCAATTTTAATGAAGTAACCTCTTCATAACTATCTGATTATTTGATGTTTCTGAATGCAAAGATACATTTTTCACTTCAAATAGCACTAAAAGTCGTCCTTGAAAGTGTGGAAAACCACAAAAAGTCGTCCTTTAAAGTGTATTTTATATTAGCCATCTAACAAATCAATGGGGCCAAACAGAAGAAACTATAGCCCCTTTTTATCCCTTCTTGCCGATGATTCTGTATTAAATAAAAAGACCAAAACACGCAGATAATCTGCGCTAACGTGCTTTTTTCATATCATTAGCGCAGATTATTCGCGAATAATTTGCGCTAATGGGTATTTTTTTATATCTTTGCGCAGAAAATAACGAAAGATATGGAACAGAGACTGATAGGAAGAGAAGCAGAACTCAAACTGCTCAATGAATATATAAACTCCAATAGATCAGAGTTTATCGCCGTCTATGGAAGACGACGTGTAGGAAAGACTTTTCTCATCAGAAAAGCCGTAGAGGACCATTTTGCCTTCTTCATGACAGGAATGAACGGAGTTGCCAAAGGCGAACAGCTTGTCAACTTCAGCATTTCCCTGCAAAAATATACCCACTCCACCACTCTGCAGACATTCAAGAGCTGGCTGCTGGCATTCTATGCCCTGTCACAATACATAGAAACACTTCCGGAAGGCAAGAAAGTAATATTCATCGATGAATTGCCATGGATGGATACCGCCAAATCGGGATTCATACCAGCACTGGAAAACTTTTGGAACAGCTGGGCAGTACTGCGCAACGACATCAAACTCATCGTTTGCGGATCCGCCACCTCCTGGATGATCAACAACCTGATTCGCAACCGTGGTGGCTTGCACAACCGACTGACCCATCATCTGATTGTAAAACCATTCACCCTGCACGAATGTGAAGAATACTTCAAGGCTTACCACTTCGGCTACAGCCGAAAACAGATAGCAGAATGCTATATGGTTATGGGAGGAATACCTTATTATCTGTCTATGATGGATAAATCGAAAAGTCTGGCACAGAACATCGACCAACTGTTTTTCGCAGACAATGCAGAATTGAAAGATGAGTTCAACGACTTATACAGAGCTTTGTTTAAGAAATCAGCCGACCATATCGCCGTGGTTACTGCCCTTGCTACCAAAGGAATGGGTATGACCCGACAGGAACTGGTCAAGGCATCGGGAGGAAAAGATAATGGAGCCTTCTCTACTGTACTGGAAGAATTGGAACAATGCGGATTCATCCGTCTGTATGAACCATTCAGTACAGTCAATAAGATGACTTCCGACATTCGCCAAAAGCGAAATACCTTATTCCAATTAGTAGATTTCTATACGCTCTTCTACTTCCGTTTCATCAAGCACAACAAGTATCAGGATTCCAGTTTCTGGTCATCCTCCCAAAACAGTCAGCTATACCATACTTGGGCTGGCTTGTCTTTCGAGATGCTTTGTCTAAACCATATAGACAAAATCAAGCATGCCCTGGGAATTTCGGGAGTACAGACCTTGGTTTGCTCATGGCGAAGCAGCAATACAGAAAAGGGAACTCAAATAGATTTGCTGATAGACCGGAAAGATGAAACCATCAATATCTGTGAGATGAAATTCTACAAGAGCGAATTCGAAATCAGCAAGGAATATGAGGAGAAGTTGCTGGAGAAACTGCGTATCTTCACAGAAGAGACGAAAACATCCAAATCGCTTCTCCTCACATTGATTACTTCTTTCGGATTGAAGCAGAACAAACATAGCGACATCGTACAGAAACAGATTACGATGGATGAATTGTTTATTTAAAAGAAAGTCTTTCGCCAGGAGTCAAAAAAAAGACACATTTAAATACCTGATTTACAAAATAATATTAAAAGTTCACAAGTTTGTGGTCCACAACCTTGTGAACTTTATTTTTATCCGAATATTGCAGATACGGAATATAATGGATAATTGGCAAGCCAATCCTGCTCTCTATAAGGTGACATGGATAGGCGCATACCTTTCAATCCCTGATTGCGCTCTACAAACACCCTCAAACTCTTAGCCTGCAAATTCTCCTCAGCCTTTACTTCTATCGGAATGATTCTTTCTTCATCCTGCACTAGAAAATCTATTTCACCACGTGAATTTTCTGCCGACCAATAATAGATAGACAAGGAAGATTTCTCCTTAAGCTGCTGCAGGACATACTGCTCTGTCAGCGCCCCCTTAAAATCTGAAAACAGCACATTTCCTTCCAGCAAGCTTTGGGCAGGAATATTGCTCATGGCACCCATCAGTCCGACATCAGACAGGAATAACTTGAAAGCAGAAAAATCCTCGTATGCAGCCAATGGCAACAGGGCTTTCTTACAACGGTTTACCTTATAGATCAACCCTGCATCTTTCAGCCATTCGATAGCGAGTTCAAAATCCTTTGCTCTGGCTCCTTCCTTTACGGCACCATAGATGAATTTCTTGTTTTCCTTGGCAAGCTGGGATGGGATGGATTTCCATACCATTCGGATACGTGGAACTTCTATGGCCGGAGCATGTTTGGAAAAATCACGCTCATACGCTTCAAGGATTCCTTTTTGAATGCTTCTGACTTCAGACAGATTTCCCTCGCTGGCAAAAGACTGTACTACAGCCGGCATTCCCCCGACCAGATAATACTGTCGCAGGCATTCCTCAAATTTATTCCGGAACATGGTTATCATATTCCAATCCTTTGACATCAGCAGTTCTACCATACGGCTTTCACCGATTGCATCTAGAAATTCAAAGAATGTGAGGGGATATAAATGCATGAAATCTACCTTACCTACAGGAAAAGAGTCATTCTGATGCATCGCAATTCCGAGCAATGAACCTGCAGCTACGACATGATATTGAGGTGCTTTTTCTGCAAAATACTTTAATGCGGTGATACCCCTGGGTGCTTCTTGTATCTCATCAAGGATAATAAGCGTATTTTCATCAATAGAAACTCCTGTACTCCATTGTATGCTATTGATAATACGGGGAATATCAAAGTCATGTGCAAAAACTTCC
This genomic interval carries:
- a CDS encoding winged helix-turn-helix transcriptional regulator, which gives rise to MEEVPPRVEYSLTPIAKDFLREISYVIEWGQLHFEQIVKGRK
- a CDS encoding energy transducer TonB, with translation MKELVGIILLTVLVVFGSCNSNTNVSLVGTSPQLFDVCQVSTGNPDYRNKELFINELKRKCKYPIEFQKNNLEAYVAIEYKTDQQGYIVKKRVVICDNKKFKKITLEIFNQVKTLKIATTEKIDTIYFQYKIQGSPTLIHSKVDVKIIGYGYNNKSILMK
- a CDS encoding AAA family ATPase; this translates as MEQRLIGREAELKLLNEYINSNRSEFIAVYGRRRVGKTFLIRKAVEDHFAFFMTGMNGVAKGEQLVNFSISLQKYTHSTTLQTFKSWLLAFYALSQYIETLPEGKKVIFIDELPWMDTAKSGFIPALENFWNSWAVLRNDIKLIVCGSATSWMINNLIRNRGGLHNRLTHHLIVKPFTLHECEEYFKAYHFGYSRKQIAECYMVMGGIPYYLSMMDKSKSLAQNIDQLFFADNAELKDEFNDLYRALFKKSADHIAVVTALATKGMGMTRQELVKASGGKDNGAFSTVLEELEQCGFIRLYEPFSTVNKMTSDIRQKRNTLFQLVDFYTLFYFRFIKHNKYQDSSFWSSSQNSQLYHTWAGLSFEMLCLNHIDKIKHALGISGVQTLVCSWRSSNTEKGTQIDLLIDRKDETINICEMKFYKSEFEISKEYEEKLLEKLRIFTEETKTSKSLLLTLITSFGLKQNKHSDIVQKQITMDELFI
- a CDS encoding ATP-binding protein, with product MKRNAIKYLYQWKASNDRKPLIMLGARQVGKTWLMQEFAKEAYTRSAYVNFEDNEMLREVFAHDFDIPRIINSIQWSTGVSIDENTLIILDEIQEAPRGITALKYFAEKAPQYHVVAAGSLLGIAMHQNDSFPVGKVDFMHLYPLTFFEFLDAIGESRMVELLMSKDWNMITMFRNKFEECLRQYYLVGGMPAVVQSFASEGNLSEVRSIQKGILEAYERDFSKHAPAIEVPRIRMVWKSIPSQLAKENKKFIYGAVKEGARAKDFELAIEWLKDAGLIYKVNRCKKALLPLAAYEDFSAFKLFLSDVGLMGAMSNIPAQSLLEGNVLFSDFKGALTEQYVLQQLKEKSSLSIYYWSAENSRGEIDFLVQDEERIIPIEVKAEENLQAKSLRVFVERNQGLKGMRLSMSPYREQDWLANYPLYSVSAIFG